The Microlunatus antarcticus DNA segment GCGCCGCCCGATCACGGTGACGCAGCAGATGGCCGAGGAGACCAGGCTGCTGCTGTCCGGAGCCGGGATCGATTCCGGCGATCTCCTAGGGGTCGGGGTGGCCGTCAAGGGACGCCAAGACAGCCCCTACCGCAAGCTTCGGGCCGACCCGGATGCCGCGCAGTGGGAGCAGTTCGACCTCGAACACACTCTGGGCTCCGCGCTGGCCACCTCCGTCATCGTCGACAACGACTCGATCTGCGCCGCCGTGGGGGAGTTCTGGATCGGGCGTCGGCCGCCGACCGACAATGTCGCCACGGTCTACATGACGGACGGGTTCGGACTGGGTCTGATGATCAGGGGGGACGTCTACCGTGGTGCGTCGGGCAACGCCGGTCAGATATCCCATGTGCTCGTCGACCCGGACGGACCGCAGTGCGAGTGCGGACGCCACGGCTGCCTCAACGCCATGGCGGGTGCGGTCCGCATCGTCGAGCTCGCGCGTGGCGACACCGACCTGCGTGCGTCGCTCCGGCTGGGACGCACCGGCGCCACGGTCCGCCGCGACCACGAGAAGGTCGCTGCCGCGGCCGCACGGGAGCATCCAGCCGCGCGCCGTCTCATCGACGCCTCTGCCCAGCACCTAGCGTCCGTGCTGGTCTCGCTCACGAACCTGATGGACCTGCACTCGATCGTCCTGGCGGGGCCGGGTTTCGCCGGCGTCGGCGAGATCTACGTCGATACCGCGGCCGAGCAGCTGCGGCGTTTCAGCTATGTCGGACTCGTCCACGCGACCGAGGTGACCTTGTCCGAGACCGGTCCGGACTCGGCGGCTCTGGGGGCGGCCAGCCTGGTCCTACGGTCTCGGCTCGGGCCCAGTCGCTCCTAGACCTGTTCGATGTGGCGGGAGCTGCGCGAGGTCTGAGACCCATGCACTGAACACCCGGACGGTCATCGACAGCTTCCTCGAATACCACGATCACCAGGGTCGACCGGGGAACCCTTGACATACTTCCTTTCTATACATTAGAAACATCGTATCCAGTCGGCGACGAGGCCGAGGTGCAGAGAGCAAGGAGGCTCCTGGTGGGATCCCTTCAGGGCCGTGTCGCCCTGGTCACGGGCGGATCGCGTGGCATCGGGCGTGCGATCGTCGAGCGGCTGGCCGCAGACGGCGCCTCCGTCTTCTTCACCTACGCCGGTCGTGTCGACGAAGCGACGGCGTTAGTGGGGGAGCTCAGCACGCCGGAGCAGCCCTGCCGAACCGCCCAGTTACAGATCGAGTCCACCGATCAGGTGCGTCAGGTGTTCGCCGAGGTCATCGCGGTGCTCGGCGGGCTCGACATCGTCGTGCACAGCGCGTGCACCGACATCGTGCGCGCCGACGTCGCCGACATCACCGACGACGATTACCAAGTGATGGTTGACGGCAACCTGAAGGGCGGCCTTACCGTCCTGCAGGAGGCCGCGAGGCGCGTGAACGACGGCGGACGCATCATCAACATCTCTTCGCTGGACACGGCCAACCCGGCTGCTGGCAACGGGCTGTACGCGGCGAGCAAGGCAGCGGTCGAGCAGCTGGTAGCCATCGCCAGCAAGGAGCTCGGCAGCCGCGGGATCACCGCGAACACGGTGTCGCCGGGCGCCGTCGACACCGAGCGGTTGCGCGCGGACCGGACGCCGGACGAGCTGGCGGGTGCCATCGCGGCCACGCCGCTCGGCAGGCTCGGCCGGC contains these protein-coding regions:
- a CDS encoding ROK family transcriptional regulator; this translates as MASQYRGVTALETHAAILDLIRSSGVVSRTELVDRSGLTGATITRIIRQLMQDGLVVETGQAESTGGKPRTLIQLNAAARAAVGISVEDLGITYVVVDLNGKVIERRTTKGSGGRRPITVTQQMAEETRLLLSGAGIDSGDLLGVGVAVKGRQDSPYRKLRADPDAAQWEQFDLEHTLGSALATSVIVDNDSICAAVGEFWIGRRPPTDNVATVYMTDGFGLGLMIRGDVYRGASGNAGQISHVLVDPDGPQCECGRHGCLNAMAGAVRIVELARGDTDLRASLRLGRTGATVRRDHEKVAAAAAREHPAARRLIDASAQHLASVLVSLTNLMDLHSIVLAGPGFAGVGEIYVDTAAEQLRRFSYVGLVHATEVTLSETGPDSAALGAASLVLRSRLGPSRS
- a CDS encoding SDR family oxidoreductase; translation: MGSLQGRVALVTGGSRGIGRAIVERLAADGASVFFTYAGRVDEATALVGELSTPEQPCRTAQLQIESTDQVRQVFAEVIAVLGGLDIVVHSACTDIVRADVADITDDDYQVMVDGNLKGGLTVLQEAARRVNDGGRIINISSLDTANPAAGNGLYAASKAAVEQLVAIASKELGSRGITANTVSPGAVDTERLRADRTPDELAGAIAATPLGRLGRPQDVASVVAFLAGPDGGWITGQNLRAGGGIA